From a region of the Natranaerovirga pectinivora genome:
- the argS gene encoding arginine--tRNA ligase: protein MNKFIKQLSHIFEDTFEQCGYDRSYGTVTVSNRPDLCQFQCNGALPAAKKFKQSPIEIANKVLEALKDNPIFKSITTAGPGFINIILEDEYLVNYINELSKENKYGCADLLEPKTIMVDYGGANVAKPLHVGHLRSAIIGESIKRISRFLGHNVIGDVHLGDWGLQMGMVVSEVKRRQPDLPYFDENYTGEYPTKAPFTINELEEIYPAASGLAKTDPAAMEEARKATAELQKGRKGYMALWKHILDVSVADLRTNYGNLNVEFDLWKGESDCQQHIDYIVDYLKENNYTTESDGALIVEVAEETDTYNVPPFIVLKSDGASLYSTTDLTTIWERVKDYNPDRIIYVVDKRQQLHFEQVFRCAKKSKIANDDLSLEFLGFGTMNGKDGKPFKTREGGVMRLQDLIQIIKDNVRDKLRDNSGFTPEETEEIARKVGLSALKYGDLSNQVTKDYVFDIDRFSSFEGNTGPYILYTVVRIKSILRKANEEGLSASKIIGAYSDTERDLLLTISKFNEVIEGSYLDKAPNRICEYVYELSNLFNKFYHETKILSEENIGKKSSWIGLITLTKDILETCLDLLGIETPERM, encoded by the coding sequence ATGAATAAATTTATTAAACAATTAAGCCACATCTTTGAAGATACTTTTGAGCAATGTGGTTATGACAGATCTTATGGAACCGTTACAGTGTCTAACCGTCCTGACTTATGTCAATTCCAGTGTAATGGTGCTTTGCCAGCTGCTAAGAAATTCAAGCAATCTCCTATTGAAATTGCTAATAAAGTTCTTGAGGCTTTAAAAGACAATCCGATCTTTAAGTCCATTACAACAGCAGGTCCAGGGTTTATTAATATTATTTTAGAAGATGAATACTTAGTCAATTATATTAATGAATTGTCAAAAGAAAACAAATACGGATGCGCCGACCTTTTAGAACCAAAAACAATAATGGTAGATTATGGCGGTGCCAATGTTGCAAAACCGTTACATGTAGGTCACTTACGCTCTGCTATTATTGGTGAAAGCATCAAAAGAATCTCACGTTTCTTAGGCCATAACGTCATTGGCGATGTTCATTTAGGAGACTGGGGCTTACAAATGGGTATGGTGGTTTCAGAAGTAAAACGACGTCAACCAGACTTACCATACTTTGATGAAAACTATACAGGCGAATACCCTACCAAAGCACCTTTTACAATTAATGAATTAGAAGAAATCTATCCTGCTGCCAGTGGTCTGGCTAAAACCGATCCTGCAGCAATGGAAGAAGCTAGAAAAGCAACGGCTGAATTACAAAAAGGCCGTAAAGGGTATATGGCTTTATGGAAGCATATTCTTGATGTTTCTGTTGCAGACCTTAGAACAAACTATGGTAATCTTAATGTAGAATTTGATTTATGGAAAGGCGAAAGTGATTGCCAACAACATATTGATTATATCGTTGATTATCTTAAAGAAAATAATTACACAACCGAAAGTGATGGGGCTTTGATTGTTGAAGTGGCTGAAGAAACAGATACTTACAATGTACCTCCATTCATTGTTTTAAAATCAGATGGTGCTTCTTTATATAGCACGACCGATTTAACAACCATTTGGGAAAGAGTAAAAGATTATAACCCTGATCGAATTATATATGTAGTTGATAAAAGACAACAACTTCACTTTGAGCAAGTATTTAGATGTGCTAAAAAATCTAAAATTGCTAACGATGATCTTTCCCTAGAGTTCTTAGGCTTTGGTACAATGAATGGCAAAGATGGTAAACCATTTAAAACAAGAGAAGGTGGTGTTATGCGCCTTCAAGACTTAATTCAAATTATTAAAGACAATGTACGTGATAAACTAAGAGACAATAGTGGCTTTACTCCTGAAGAAACTGAAGAAATCGCTCGTAAAGTTGGTTTATCTGCTTTAAAATATGGCGATTTATCTAACCAGGTAACAAAAGACTATGTGTTTGATATAGACCGTTTCTCTTCTTTTGAAGGTAATACAGGACCATATATTCTGTATACCGTTGTAAGAATCAAATCCATTTTAAGAAAAGCCAATGAAGAAGGTTTATCTGCTTCCAAAATCATTGGAGCTTATAGCGATACTGAAAGAGATTTATTATTAACCATTTCAAAATTCAATGAAGTCATAGAAGGAAGCTATTTAGACAAAGCACCTAATCGAATATGCGAATATGTTTATGAGCTATCTAATTTATTTAATAAGTTTTATCATGAAACTAAAATTTTATCTGAAGAAAACATTGGTAAAAAATCATCTTGGATTGGACTTATAACTTTAACTAAAGATATATTAGAAACTTGTCTTGATCTTTTAGGCATTGAAACACCTGAAAGAATGTAA
- a CDS encoding SHOCT domain-containing protein gives MFFKKGILSTGLSFAILLPSASLSHGHALSDHTVFFHSSAIVAEDEKTEFSPDIKEKAKDLKSKFKKGEITEDHYHEEMKKIKPKKCSHKRGSKLSAEDKAKLKALKAQLENGEITTQEFKKQFKGLQNKE, from the coding sequence ATGTTTTTTAAAAAAGGTATACTATCTACTGGTCTTTCATTTGCCATACTTCTACCCTCTGCTTCTCTATCACATGGTCATGCCTTGTCAGATCACACCGTTTTTTTTCATTCTTCTGCCATAGTAGCTGAAGATGAAAAAACTGAATTCTCTCCAGACATTAAAGAAAAAGCTAAAGACTTAAAATCTAAGTTTAAAAAAGGTGAAATAACCGAAGACCATTACCATGAAGAGATGAAAAAAATCAAACCTAAAAAATGTAGTCATAAAAGAGGGTCAAAACTTTCTGCTGAAGATAAAGCAAAATTAAAAGCACTTAAAGCTCAATTAGAAAATGGCGAGATAACAACACAAGAATTCAAAAAACAGTTTAAAGGGCTCCAAAATAAAGAATAG
- a CDS encoding FxsA family protein produces the protein MKKQNIFTKLVLLFTVMPLVELYVLIEIASKTSWGYTILLVITTGIIGAYMAKSEGKQIISRIQNELSTGHLPGEELINGLCVLIGGALLLTPGILTDIIGFTLIIPVTRIIYKRWIREKFSNKIQRDTFIYEHKDF, from the coding sequence ATGAAAAAACAAAATATCTTTACCAAACTCGTGTTGCTATTTACAGTTATGCCATTGGTTGAATTGTATGTATTAATTGAAATAGCTAGTAAAACCAGTTGGGGTTATACTATTTTACTAGTTATTACAACAGGGATAATAGGGGCCTATATGGCTAAAAGTGAAGGAAAACAGATCATTAGTAGGATTCAAAATGAACTAAGCACAGGTCATTTACCAGGCGAGGAACTTATTAACGGGTTATGTGTGTTAATTGGTGGGGCCTTATTATTAACTCCCGGCATCTTAACAGATATAATTGGGTTCACTTTAATTATTCCAGTGACAAGAATCATTTATAAAAGATGGATAAGAGAAAAATTCAGTAATAAAATTCAAAGAGATACCTTTATATATGAGCACAAGGATTTTTAG
- a CDS encoding TIGR03905 family TSCPD domain-containing protein: MKYTYKTVNICSKEITFDINDNVITNVEFVDGCNGNLKAISHLIDGWTVEKIIEKCSGIICERKLTSCSDQLAQGVKKAYEDLENCI; encoded by the coding sequence ATGAAATATACATATAAAACAGTAAATATATGCTCTAAAGAAATCACATTTGATATAAATGATAATGTAATAACAAATGTTGAATTTGTAGATGGTTGTAACGGCAACTTAAAAGCAATATCGCATTTAATTGATGGATGGACAGTAGAGAAAATAATAGAAAAATGTTCAGGTATTATATGCGAGAGAAAATTAACTTCTTGTAGTGATCAACTTGCTCAAGGTGTAAAAAAGGCATATGAGGACTTAGAAAATTGTATATAA
- a CDS encoding MEDS domain-containing protein codes for MSDFIPVTKYLKVSNAAHIAYVFKRKNRYIDNMMAYIKAGIERGHHIIIIENLQIYKQIQEKVKKILSEDDQKKIHYFDNHMFYKCYGDFELQSILKHFEELVQSFLKKRITVRAWAHVEWKEQKNIFSIVEQYEKLSDKNISNMKIMVVCAYNTSEICASLYTGLMRSHEYIMSDTEFVRSSLYMSK; via the coding sequence ATGTCAGATTTTATTCCCGTAACCAAATACCTTAAAGTTTCAAATGCTGCTCACATTGCTTATGTTTTTAAAAGAAAAAACAGGTATATCGATAATATGATGGCTTATATAAAGGCCGGAATTGAAAGAGGTCATCACATTATTATTATAGAAAATCTACAAATTTACAAGCAAATTCAGGAGAAGGTTAAAAAAATATTATCTGAAGATGACCAAAAAAAAATTCACTATTTTGATAATCATATGTTCTATAAATGTTATGGAGATTTTGAATTACAAAGCATATTAAAGCATTTTGAAGAATTGGTTCAATCTTTTTTAAAAAAACGAATTACTGTTCGTGCTTGGGCACATGTTGAATGGAAAGAACAGAAAAATATTTTTTCTATAGTTGAACAGTACGAGAAACTATCAGATAAGAACATAAGTAATATGAAAATTATGGTTGTATGTGCCTATAATACCTCAGAGATATGTGCATCCCTTTATACAGGACTGATGAGAAGTCATGAATATATTATGTCTGACACAGAGTTTGTTAGATCATCTTTGTATATGAGTAAATAA
- a CDS encoding helix-turn-helix domain-containing protein, producing MREWLIHLRKLKGLTQQQVASKCFIERSYYSQIERGTRNPSINVAKNIASTLGFNPLKFFNSEFDFAAEEKRTSSINNTFPSDIISYFNSNEHAHMIYLYNNIQNYYINFLTYLLAVIQKNRHCIIVENEEDYCNINRELEKIYSTTEIKKYLHHFKKGVRCKKNLEEIVSCVKELQSQYKYKESIYIWLHNEKICQYDIIGKLEKSDIELDKILFVQTYKASLVSAEEHIKLMKKYPLLMTDGEIVNSPFFISKKSLVLPSFYIQEDL from the coding sequence ATGAGAGAATGGCTAATACATCTTCGAAAGTTGAAGGGGTTAACTCAACAACAAGTTGCCTCAAAATGTTTTATAGAAAGGTCGTATTATTCACAAATAGAACGAGGGACAAGAAATCCAAGTATTAACGTTGCTAAAAACATAGCAAGTACACTAGGATTTAATCCATTGAAATTTTTTAACAGTGAATTTGATTTTGCCGCAGAAGAGAAGAGGACAAGTTCTATCAATAATACATTTCCTAGTGATATCATTAGTTATTTCAATAGCAACGAACATGCTCATATGATATATTTATATAATAATATACAAAACTATTACATAAATTTTCTAACCTATCTTTTAGCAGTAATTCAGAAGAATAGACACTGTATAATTGTAGAAAATGAAGAGGATTACTGTAATATAAATAGAGAACTTGAAAAAATATATAGTACCACGGAGATTAAGAAATATTTGCATCATTTTAAAAAAGGTGTGCGCTGCAAGAAAAATCTTGAAGAAATAGTTTCTTGCGTTAAAGAATTGCAATCACAATATAAGTATAAAGAATCAATATATATTTGGCTACATAATGAAAAAATATGCCAATACGATATAATAGGAAAACTAGAAAAAAGTGATATAGAACTTGATAAGATTCTATTTGTTCAAACCTACAAAGCTTCATTAGTTTCAGCAGAAGAGCATATAAAGTTAATGAAAAAATACCCTCTGCTAATGACAGATGGAGAGATTGTTAATTCACCCTTTTTTATTTCAAAAAAATCTTTGGTACTTCCTTCCTTTTACATACAAGAGGATTTATAA
- a CDS encoding aspartyl-phosphate phosphatase Spo0E family protein has translation MKKEIYLIKKEIIMKEIEVCKEKLNRAVNEFGCNSNITIQISQDLDILINKYYEYQQIRYGKKNA, from the coding sequence GTGAAGAAGGAGATATACTTAATAAAGAAAGAAATAATAATGAAAGAAATAGAAGTGTGTAAGGAAAAATTAAATAGAGCGGTAAATGAATTCGGTTGTAATTCTAATATTACTATACAGATAAGTCAAGATTTAGACATACTGATCAATAAATATTATGAGTATCAACAAATAAGGTATGGTAAAAAAAATGCGTAA
- a CDS encoding Rne/Rng family ribonuclease yields MSGKLVITKNSNRVITALMNNDNLIDLDYQDIDESQIIGNIYIGKVKNILKNINAAFVDIGREENAYLSLTENSGFIFLNSKNNDKINIGDEILVQVTKESTKTKGPVLTTHFSVTGRYMVLTYGKTYIGISNKIIDTKKKSTLKRLMKPYQSKEYGFIIRTNAQFVGEEDIIQEINDLIERYENIKKIAMYRSCYQIIEKSPSPFIASLRNYYNNELDRITVDDKEIYADIKGFLEQYNLNNIELQYYEDSNLSLFDLNSLGTKIEQAMKEKVWLKSGAYLVINPTEALVVIDVNTGKYSGKKNFEETVYKINMEAAKEIAKQIRLRNLSGIIIIDFIDMKKPEYRESLLQELNSYITDDPVKTTLIGMTPLNLVELTRKKIKKPIYEQFGKKCFTCNGRGYVWDTGE; encoded by the coding sequence ATGAGTGGAAAATTAGTTATAACTAAAAATAGTAATAGAGTTATTACAGCTCTTATGAATAATGATAATTTAATAGATTTAGATTATCAAGATATAGATGAATCTCAAATCATAGGCAATATTTATATAGGTAAAGTGAAAAATATATTGAAAAATATAAATGCTGCCTTTGTAGATATTGGAAGAGAAGAAAATGCTTATCTTTCTTTAACAGAAAACAGTGGTTTTATCTTTCTTAATTCTAAAAATAATGATAAAATTAATATTGGTGATGAGATTCTTGTTCAAGTAACGAAAGAAAGTACAAAAACCAAAGGTCCAGTATTAACCACTCATTTTAGTGTGACAGGAAGATATATGGTCTTAACTTATGGAAAAACCTATATAGGCATTTCCAATAAAATTATAGACACAAAAAAGAAAAGTACATTAAAACGACTTATGAAACCTTATCAAAGCAAAGAATATGGTTTTATTATAAGAACCAACGCTCAATTTGTTGGTGAAGAAGATATTATCCAAGAAATTAATGATTTGATTGAAAGATATGAAAATATTAAAAAGATTGCCATGTACCGATCCTGTTATCAAATAATAGAAAAGTCACCAAGCCCATTTATTGCTTCCTTAAGAAACTATTATAATAATGAATTAGATAGAATTACAGTAGATGATAAGGAAATATATGCGGATATTAAAGGGTTTTTAGAACAGTACAATTTAAACAACATAGAATTACAATATTATGAAGATAGCAATCTATCATTATTTGACTTAAATAGTCTAGGAACAAAAATAGAACAAGCCATGAAAGAGAAAGTATGGCTGAAATCAGGAGCTTATTTAGTCATTAATCCAACAGAAGCTTTAGTTGTTATTGATGTTAATACTGGAAAGTATTCAGGGAAGAAAAACTTCGAAGAAACTGTGTATAAAATAAATATGGAAGCAGCTAAAGAAATTGCTAAACAAATAAGGTTAAGAAATTTATCAGGCATTATTATCATTGATTTTATTGATATGAAAAAACCAGAATATAGAGAGTCTTTATTGCAAGAACTAAATTCCTATATAACCGATGATCCAGTAAAAACTACATTAATAGGTATGACACCTTTGAATCTTGTTGAATTAACAAGAAAAAAGATAAAAAAACCAATATATGAGCAATTCGGAAAGAAATGCTTTACCTGTAATGGAAGAGGGTATGTTTGGGATACAGGGGAGTAA
- a CDS encoding TIGR03936 family radical SAM-associated protein gives MKIRMKFTKTGVMKFVGHLDLLRVFQKTFRRASVPMAYSQGFNPHQLISIGAPLPIGVTSEGEYIDIVIKEKLEKEKAIHMINEVVPSGLRITDWLELEDDAKTSMAIIEAGTYSIQPNMWELSVEDTKKAIEAFMSQEEILIMKESKKKRREVNIKEGILMLNFTDDKEFKMFLATGSKLNTKPDLVLEAFSKFINKEFKPFEYRIHRNELYAFAEGSFKPLDQL, from the coding sequence ATGAAAATTAGAATGAAATTTACTAAAACTGGTGTAATGAAATTTGTTGGACATCTTGACTTATTAAGAGTTTTTCAAAAAACCTTTAGAAGGGCTAGTGTACCTATGGCTTATTCCCAAGGTTTTAACCCACACCAGTTAATATCAATAGGTGCACCATTGCCTATTGGTGTTACAAGTGAAGGGGAATACATTGATATTGTTATTAAAGAAAAGCTAGAAAAAGAAAAGGCCATTCATATGATCAATGAAGTAGTGCCAAGTGGCTTAAGGATAACGGATTGGTTAGAACTAGAGGATGATGCAAAAACCTCAATGGCCATTATTGAGGCTGGGACTTATTCCATACAGCCAAATATGTGGGAATTATCTGTTGAGGATACAAAAAAAGCCATTGAAGCTTTTATGAGTCAAGAAGAAATCCTTATAATGAAGGAATCTAAGAAAAAAAGAAGAGAAGTTAATATAAAAGAAGGCATATTAATGCTTAATTTTACAGATGACAAAGAATTTAAAATGTTTCTAGCAACAGGAAGTAAGTTAAATACAAAGCCTGACTTAGTATTAGAAGCATTTAGCAAGTTTATTAATAAAGAATTTAAACCTTTTGAATATAGAATACACAGAAATGAATTATATGCTTTCGCTGAGGGAAGTTTTAAGCCCTTGGACCAATTATAG
- a CDS encoding TIGR03960 family B12-binding radical SAM protein, whose product MKKLSLTDEILLSVEKPARYVGSEYNMTEKNVEGVDIRFALCFPDVYEIGMSHLGLQILYNFLNLREDTYAERVFSPWVDLEKILREKNIPLFALDSQDDIKHFDFLGFTLQYEMSYTNILNVLELSHVPIYAKDRNESHPIVCAGGPCAYNPEPLADFIDFFYIGEGEESLNDILDMYKEHKKAGGSRETFLEKLLDFEGIYVPRFYDVAYKEDGTIQSFTPNNPKAKEKIKKRVVMDVNKLPYPEKPIVPSIQTIHDRVVLELFRGCIRGCRFCQAGMIYRPVREKDLGQLKEQAKTLIRNTGHDEISLVSLSSSDYTGLKDLAYYLIDELEEEGVNVSLPSLRIDDFSLDVMSKVQDVRKSSLTFAPEAGTQRLRDVINKGITEEDIIKGSSEAFNGGWNRVKLYFMLGLPTETMEDVDGIAKLGQDIVEEYYKMPKEKRHQKVQVILSTSFFVPKPFTPFQWSPQDSYDSFMEKQRSLNRKINKKNIKYNSHDAKLSTLEGVIARGDRRVGNLIFESFKQGSKFDSWSEHFNYSKWEKAYELAGIDPNFYTTRTREKDEIFPWDFIDTEVKKDFLYREFERAIECKITPNCRTGCANCGLKELGGGVCYEN is encoded by the coding sequence ATGAAAAAGTTAAGTCTTACAGATGAGATTTTATTGAGTGTTGAAAAGCCAGCTAGGTATGTTGGTAGTGAGTATAATATGACTGAGAAGAATGTTGAGGGTGTTGATATTCGATTTGCTTTATGTTTTCCTGATGTTTATGAGATTGGTATGTCTCATTTAGGGTTACAGATTTTGTATAATTTTCTAAACCTTAGAGAGGATACTTATGCAGAGAGAGTTTTTTCCCCTTGGGTTGATTTGGAAAAAATCTTAAGAGAGAAGAATATTCCTTTGTTTGCTCTTGATTCTCAGGATGATATAAAGCATTTTGATTTTCTTGGGTTTACTTTGCAGTATGAGATGAGTTATACAAATATTTTAAATGTATTGGAGTTAAGTCATGTGCCTATTTATGCTAAGGATAGGAATGAGAGTCATCCTATTGTGTGTGCAGGTGGACCTTGTGCTTATAATCCTGAGCCTTTGGCTGATTTTATTGATTTCTTTTATATCGGAGAAGGTGAAGAGTCTCTTAATGATATTCTTGATATGTATAAAGAGCATAAGAAGGCTGGAGGCAGTCGTGAGACATTTTTAGAGAAGTTATTGGATTTTGAAGGGATTTATGTGCCTAGGTTTTATGATGTGGCATACAAAGAGGATGGGACTATTCAATCTTTTACACCTAACAATCCGAAAGCTAAGGAAAAAATTAAAAAGCGTGTTGTAATGGATGTTAATAAATTGCCTTATCCTGAGAAACCAATTGTGCCATCTATACAGACTATTCATGACCGTGTGGTTCTTGAGCTGTTTAGAGGATGTATTAGAGGCTGTCGATTCTGTCAAGCAGGGATGATTTATAGACCTGTTCGAGAAAAAGATCTTGGTCAGTTAAAAGAGCAAGCTAAAACATTAATAAGAAATACTGGACATGATGAGATTTCTTTGGTTTCTTTAAGTTCAAGTGATTATACGGGCTTAAAAGACCTGGCTTATTATTTAATAGATGAATTAGAAGAAGAAGGCGTTAATGTGTCTTTGCCTTCTCTTAGAATAGACGATTTCTCTTTAGATGTAATGAGTAAAGTGCAAGATGTTAGAAAGAGTAGTTTAACTTTTGCACCTGAGGCAGGCACTCAAAGACTGCGTGATGTTATTAATAAAGGGATTACAGAAGAAGATATTATTAAAGGTTCCAGTGAAGCCTTTAATGGTGGCTGGAATAGAGTCAAATTATACTTTATGTTAGGATTGCCTACAGAAACTATGGAAGATGTAGATGGTATTGCTAAATTAGGACAAGATATAGTAGAAGAATATTATAAAATGCCTAAGGAAAAGAGACATCAAAAGGTTCAAGTTATTTTAAGTACGTCTTTCTTTGTACCAAAGCCATTCACACCTTTCCAGTGGTCACCACAAGACAGTTATGACTCTTTTATGGAAAAACAAAGAAGCTTAAATAGAAAAATCAATAAAAAGAATATTAAATACAACTCTCATGATGCAAAATTAAGTACACTGGAAGGCGTTATTGCTAGAGGGGACCGTAGAGTGGGTAATTTAATTTTCGAATCCTTTAAACAAGGTTCAAAATTTGATTCTTGGTCTGAGCATTTTAATTATAGTAAATGGGAAAAGGCTTATGAATTAGCAGGTATTGATCCTAATTTCTATACCACTAGAACAAGGGAAAAAGATGAGATCTTTCCTTGGGATTTTATAGATACAGAAGTTAAGAAAGACTTTTTATACCGTGAATTTGAACGTGCTATAGAGTGTAAAATAACACCTAATTGTCGTACGGGATGTGCTAATTGTGGCTTAAAAGAATTAGGTGGAGGCGTTTGTTATGAAAATTAG
- the asnB gene encoding asparagine synthase (glutamine-hydrolyzing), protein MCGITGWVNYKDNIINHRKIIQSMTDTLALRGPNEVGYYCHNNVLLGHRRLTVIDPEGGKQPMTREIGQYKYTIVYNGELYNTEEIREELKKKGHYFLSHSDTEVLLVAYIEWGEDCVYRLNGIYAFAVWEDYTNTLFMARDRLGVKPLFYANIDSNFIFASEIKALLKHPDIEPILKKDGVLELFGLGPSRSLGHGIFHNINELKPAEYIILTPKTTIKKIYWQIKPHSHSDSREKTIEVTSELVEDAIKRQLVSDVGICTFLSGGLDSSGISAIAALHEKEQGRILKTYSLDYEGNDKYFKGDYYQPTSDNYWVNVVSKHIGSEHHRFVVDNSLLALSLYNSVEALDLPGMADIDSSLYLFCEKVKEDNTVALSGECADEIFGGYPWFRDLDDIYFDGFPWNKHLDFRKSILSGSIRNLPYEDYVYSKYMDTVKELDFIEPEDEHSKRIKMLTYLNIKWFMITLLNRKDRMSMSNSLEVRVPYADHRLIEYTFNIPWELKYENDVEKSLLREALKRFLPEEVAFRKKSPYPKTYNPKYENLVKLMLQEVIDNKNAPVHQLIDKKSLKGILDQTLPFEKPWFGQLMKGPQFLAYIVQLNYWLEKYKVKIEV, encoded by the coding sequence ATGTGTGGTATCACAGGATGGGTTAATTATAAGGATAATATTATAAACCATAGAAAAATCATTCAATCAATGACAGATACGCTAGCCCTTCGAGGGCCTAATGAGGTAGGTTATTATTGTCACAATAATGTATTGCTTGGCCATAGAAGACTTACAGTAATAGACCCTGAAGGCGGGAAACAACCAATGACTAGAGAAATTGGTCAATACAAATATACAATCGTGTATAATGGTGAGCTTTATAACACAGAGGAAATAAGAGAAGAGTTGAAAAAAAAGGGCCATTATTTCCTATCTCATTCAGACACTGAGGTTTTACTCGTTGCGTATATTGAATGGGGAGAAGATTGTGTTTATCGTCTCAATGGTATATATGCTTTTGCTGTATGGGAAGATTATACTAATACATTATTTATGGCGAGGGACCGATTAGGTGTTAAGCCACTCTTTTATGCAAATATAGATTCTAATTTTATATTTGCCTCTGAAATAAAAGCTTTATTAAAACATCCAGACATAGAACCTATTTTAAAAAAAGATGGTGTTCTAGAATTATTTGGTCTAGGCCCTAGTCGAAGTTTAGGTCATGGAATTTTTCATAATATAAATGAATTAAAGCCTGCAGAATATATCATTCTAACACCGAAAACCACAATAAAGAAAATTTATTGGCAAATTAAACCCCATAGCCATAGTGATAGTAGAGAAAAAACCATTGAAGTTACAAGTGAATTAGTAGAAGATGCCATTAAAAGACAGTTGGTTTCAGATGTAGGCATTTGTACCTTTTTATCAGGAGGATTAGACTCTAGTGGTATTTCTGCAATAGCTGCTCTACATGAAAAAGAACAAGGGAGAATTTTAAAAACTTACTCTTTGGATTACGAAGGCAATGACAAGTATTTTAAAGGGGACTATTACCAACCAACAAGTGATAATTACTGGGTGAATGTGGTATCAAAGCACATTGGGTCTGAACATCATAGATTTGTAGTGGACAATAGTTTGTTAGCTCTATCATTGTATAATTCTGTTGAAGCCCTTGATTTACCTGGCATGGCAGATATTGATTCTTCTTTATATTTATTTTGCGAGAAAGTAAAAGAGGACAATACGGTTGCTTTATCAGGAGAGTGTGCTGATGAAATTTTCGGAGGGTACCCTTGGTTTAGGGACCTTGATGATATTTATTTTGATGGATTTCCTTGGAATAAGCATTTAGATTTTCGTAAAAGCATTCTTTCAGGTAGCATAAGGAATTTACCATATGAGGATTATGTGTATTCAAAATATATGGATACGGTTAAAGAATTAGATTTTATTGAACCAGAAGATGAACATAGTAAAAGAATAAAAATGTTAACTTACTTAAATATAAAATGGTTTATGATCACTCTTTTAAATCGGAAAGATAGAATGAGTATGTCTAATAGTTTAGAGGTTAGGGTCCCATATGCAGATCATAGATTAATTGAGTATACCTTTAATATACCTTGGGAGTTAAAATACGAAAATGATGTAGAGAAATCACTTTTAAGAGAAGCATTAAAAAGATTCTTACCTGAAGAAGTAGCCTTTAGAAAAAAATCACCTTATCCAAAAACTTATAATCCTAAGTACGAGAACCTTGTAAAATTAATGCTTCAAGAGGTTATTGATAATAAAAATGCTCCAGTCCATCAACTCATTGATAAAAAAAGCTTGAAAGGCATTTTAGATCAAACATTACCATTTGAAAAACCTTGGTTTGGTCAGCTGATGAAAGGTCCACAATTTTTAGCATATATTGTACAGTTAAACTATTGGCTTGAAAAATATAAAGTGAAGATTGAAGTTTAG